Proteins from a single region of Gemmatirosa kalamazoonensis:
- a CDS encoding PKD domain-containing protein, giving the protein MAGPVYHAADFPAGVRLPAYYDGKLIIYEWMRGWMRAVTMNAQGDYVRMEPFLGHLTFDHPMDVELGPDGSLYVLEYGTYWFAKNPNARLSRIVYHAGNRPPIARISASRTVGAAPLTVRLSAAGSTDYDPGDTLRYAWSIDGRAVATGAEVTRTLSAPGAHTVRLTVRDPAGATGTAEQRLLVGNTPPQVSIRLDGNRSFYWDSASVPYRVEASDAEDGSLGRGIAPSRVRVTLDYQATGVSRAPAAGHQAEAPGLALIRRSDCLACHGVDQASLGPSFRMVAQRYAGRDSALDRLVSKVIAGGSGNWGNRVMAAHPTLSRDVARQMVSYVLSLASPGTVLPTSGALRLDRHRGDGAGAYVLTARYVDQARAGVGPLEAVAEVVLRSPLLHAGDVTDVKGIGVSPGRGADAQERPIATAYDPGAWLHLGPTDLTGVGGVSVGLQTLGHAVTVELRADSAGGAVLGTSSVAPAANEAWTTARVPLDLSGERDLYVVLRSDAPDLGQFNPMARVDVVRFEKRAP; this is encoded by the coding sequence ATGGCGGGGCCGGTGTACCACGCGGCCGACTTCCCCGCCGGCGTGCGGCTCCCGGCGTACTACGACGGGAAGCTGATCATCTACGAGTGGATGCGCGGCTGGATGCGCGCCGTGACGATGAACGCGCAGGGCGACTACGTGCGCATGGAGCCGTTCCTCGGCCACCTCACGTTCGACCACCCGATGGACGTCGAGCTCGGACCGGACGGCTCGCTCTACGTCCTGGAGTACGGGACGTACTGGTTCGCGAAGAACCCGAACGCGCGATTGAGCCGCATCGTCTACCACGCCGGCAACCGTCCGCCGATCGCGCGCATCTCGGCCAGCCGCACCGTCGGCGCGGCGCCGCTCACCGTGCGTCTCTCCGCGGCTGGCTCGACGGACTACGATCCCGGCGACACGCTGCGCTACGCGTGGTCGATCGACGGGCGCGCAGTCGCGACGGGCGCCGAGGTCACGCGCACGCTCTCGGCGCCGGGCGCGCATACCGTGCGGCTCACCGTGCGCGATCCCGCCGGCGCGACGGGGACGGCCGAGCAGCGGCTGCTCGTCGGCAACACGCCTCCGCAGGTGAGCATCCGGCTCGACGGCAACCGCTCGTTCTACTGGGACTCGGCCTCGGTTCCCTACCGCGTGGAGGCGAGCGACGCGGAGGATGGATCGTTGGGCCGCGGCATCGCGCCGTCGCGCGTGCGCGTCACGCTCGACTACCAGGCCACCGGCGTGTCGCGTGCGCCCGCGGCCGGCCACCAGGCGGAGGCGCCGGGGCTCGCGCTCATCCGGCGCAGCGACTGCCTCGCCTGCCACGGCGTCGATCAGGCGTCGTTAGGCCCGAGCTTCCGAATGGTCGCGCAGCGCTACGCGGGCCGCGACAGCGCGCTCGACCGGCTCGTGAGCAAGGTGATCGCCGGCGGCAGCGGCAACTGGGGCAACCGCGTGATGGCCGCGCACCCGACGCTGTCGCGCGACGTCGCGCGGCAGATGGTGAGCTACGTGCTCTCGCTCGCGAGCCCGGGGACCGTGCTGCCCACGTCCGGCGCGCTCCGTCTCGACCGCCACCGCGGCGACGGCGCGGGCGCGTACGTCCTCACCGCGCGCTACGTCGATCAGGCGCGCGCCGGCGTCGGACCGTTGGAGGCCGTGGCCGAGGTGGTGCTCCGCTCGCCGCTGCTGCACGCCGGCGACGTGACCGACGTGAAGGGGATCGGCGTGTCGCCGGGCCGCGGTGCCGACGCGCAGGAGCGCCCCATCGCGACGGCCTACGACCCCGGCGCCTGGCTGCACCTCGGCCCCACCGACCTCACCGGCGTCGGCGGCGTGAGCGTCGGGCTCCAGACGTTAGGCCACGCCGTGACCGTCGAGCTGCGCGCCGACAGCGCGGGTGGAGCGGTGCTCGGCACCAGCTCTGTTGCGCCAGCCGCGAACGAAGCATGGACGACGGCGCGCGTGCCGCTCGACCTGTCGGGTGAGCGGGACCTCTACGTCGTGCTCCGCTCCGACGCGCCGGACCTCGGCCAGTTCAACCCGATGGCGCGCGTGGACGTCGTTCGCTTCGAGAAGAGAGCTCCGTAA
- a CDS encoding ABC transporter permease, with product MSSPDRLPNGVRRLFRLPLSGRRRARADADAELEAFLEARVEQLVARGMSAADARAEALRRLGGATLDEARARLHHSAELREERMRASERLETARHDVRFALRRMRGEPGFATFATLIVALGVAATTAVFSVMSPLLLRPLPFREPERLVWIAGVNGPGLSGTTSRVFNLRDWRAQARSFEAMTAYFAFFEYGSDNLVGNGPPERLVGVGVAQDFLDVLGVRPQLGRNFVAEESVWNGRPAVILTHGFWTRRFAADPHIVGRAITLNNVPTTVVGVLPRSFDFASTFAPASRVDFLRPFPIVAETDRWGNTLSIIGRLKPGASVRTAQAELDLINTRLKQADPARWGLTAAVTGLQDHIAGDFRPALLLLAAGAALVLLVACANLSNLLLARAQFRHREMAVRSALGAGRRRLLGQLLVESIVLATAGGALGVLLAVAITRWVAGTSAVRIPLLGSVAVDARAAAFTVAVTLLTGLVVGIVPALQVSRGGEASTLRDAARGSSEGRGRGAARELLVVAEVAVACVLLVGGGLLARSFVRVMHVDLGFAPDGAVAWQLGTSREFANDSARVAFYESIVARVSAVPGVREVGLTDTPPLGRNRSWTIRAEGATYDKDWPEAFPRLVDARYLQAMRIPLVGGRYFTAADGAAAPHVVILNRTAAKTLFPGRDALGRSVLLGDHDSWRVVGVVADVRHQTLEEGAGSEMYLPFAQKPDFGTLVMVVRSPLPATSLAAGVAAAIRAADPAMPTDDFQPLGAVVDRAISPRRFVLQILGAFAATALLLAALGLYAVLSYTVSQRVRELGIRMALGESAASVRRRVVARTLALTAAGVVIGSAVAAAGARLIGSLLYGVGAADVPTFVGTAALLLATAALAGYLPARRASSTDPVEALRAS from the coding sequence ATGTCGTCCCCCGATCGGCTGCCTAACGGCGTGCGGCGCCTCTTCCGGCTGCCGCTGAGCGGCCGGAGGCGCGCGCGGGCGGACGCCGACGCGGAGCTCGAGGCCTTTCTGGAGGCGCGCGTCGAGCAGCTCGTCGCGCGCGGCATGAGCGCCGCCGACGCGCGCGCCGAGGCCCTGCGGCGCCTGGGCGGCGCCACGCTCGACGAGGCCCGCGCCCGCCTCCACCACTCCGCCGAGCTCCGGGAGGAGCGCATGCGAGCCAGCGAACGCCTCGAGACCGCGCGCCACGACGTCCGCTTCGCGCTGCGCCGCATGCGCGGCGAGCCGGGCTTCGCGACGTTCGCCACGCTCATCGTCGCTCTCGGCGTCGCCGCGACGACGGCGGTGTTCAGCGTCATGAGCCCGCTGCTCCTGCGGCCGCTCCCGTTCCGCGAGCCGGAGCGGCTCGTATGGATCGCCGGCGTGAACGGCCCCGGGCTCTCGGGCACGACGTCGCGCGTGTTCAACCTGCGCGACTGGCGCGCGCAGGCGCGGTCGTTCGAGGCGATGACCGCGTACTTCGCGTTCTTCGAGTACGGCAGCGACAACCTCGTCGGCAATGGCCCGCCGGAGCGGCTCGTCGGCGTCGGCGTCGCGCAGGACTTCCTCGACGTGCTCGGCGTGCGCCCGCAACTCGGGCGCAACTTCGTGGCGGAGGAGAGCGTGTGGAACGGCCGTCCCGCCGTGATCCTCACGCACGGCTTCTGGACGCGTCGCTTCGCCGCCGACCCGCACATCGTTGGGCGCGCGATCACGCTGAACAACGTGCCGACGACGGTCGTCGGCGTGCTCCCGCGCTCGTTCGACTTCGCGTCGACGTTCGCGCCGGCGTCGCGCGTGGACTTCCTGCGCCCGTTCCCGATCGTGGCCGAGACGGACCGGTGGGGGAACACGCTGTCGATCATCGGGCGGTTGAAGCCCGGCGCGAGCGTGCGGACCGCGCAGGCCGAGCTGGATCTCATCAACACGCGCCTGAAGCAGGCCGACCCGGCGCGCTGGGGCCTCACCGCTGCCGTGACGGGATTGCAGGACCACATCGCGGGCGACTTCCGGCCGGCGCTGCTGCTGCTCGCCGCGGGCGCCGCGCTCGTGCTGCTGGTCGCGTGCGCGAACCTGTCGAACCTGCTGCTCGCCCGCGCGCAGTTCCGCCACCGCGAGATGGCGGTGCGAAGCGCGTTGGGCGCGGGGCGCCGGCGGCTGCTCGGACAGCTCCTCGTCGAGAGCATCGTGCTCGCGACGGCCGGCGGCGCGCTCGGCGTGCTGCTCGCCGTGGCGATCACGCGGTGGGTGGCCGGCACGAGCGCGGTGCGCATCCCGCTGCTCGGCAGCGTCGCGGTCGACGCGCGCGCGGCGGCGTTCACCGTGGCGGTCACGCTGCTCACGGGGCTCGTCGTCGGGATCGTGCCCGCGCTGCAGGTGTCGCGTGGCGGCGAGGCGTCGACGCTGCGCGACGCGGCCCGCGGCTCGAGCGAGGGGAGAGGCCGCGGCGCGGCGCGCGAGCTGCTCGTGGTCGCGGAGGTCGCGGTCGCCTGCGTGCTGCTCGTCGGCGGCGGTCTGCTCGCGCGCAGCTTCGTCCGCGTGATGCACGTGGACCTCGGTTTCGCGCCCGACGGCGCGGTGGCGTGGCAGCTCGGCACGAGCCGCGAGTTCGCGAACGACTCGGCACGCGTCGCGTTCTACGAGAGCATCGTCGCGCGCGTGAGCGCGGTGCCGGGCGTGCGCGAGGTGGGGCTCACCGACACGCCGCCGCTCGGCCGCAACCGCAGCTGGACGATCCGCGCCGAGGGCGCGACGTACGACAAGGACTGGCCGGAGGCGTTCCCGCGCCTCGTCGACGCGCGCTACCTGCAGGCGATGCGCATCCCGCTCGTCGGCGGGCGCTACTTCACCGCGGCCGACGGCGCGGCGGCGCCGCACGTCGTCATCCTCAACCGCACGGCGGCGAAGACGTTGTTCCCGGGGCGCGATGCGTTAGGCCGGAGCGTGCTGCTCGGCGACCACGATTCGTGGCGCGTGGTCGGCGTCGTCGCCGACGTGCGGCATCAGACGCTCGAGGAGGGCGCGGGATCGGAGATGTACCTCCCGTTCGCGCAGAAGCCGGACTTCGGCACGCTCGTGATGGTGGTGCGGTCGCCGCTCCCCGCCACGTCGCTCGCCGCCGGCGTGGCCGCCGCGATCCGCGCCGCCGACCCGGCGATGCCGACCGACGACTTCCAGCCGCTGGGCGCGGTGGTCGACCGCGCGATCTCGCCGCGGCGGTTCGTGCTGCAGATCCTCGGCGCATTCGCCGCGACGGCGCTGCTGCTCGCCGCGCTCGGTCTGTACGCGGTGCTCTCGTACACGGTGAGCCAGCGCGTGCGCGAGCTCGGCATCCGCATGGCGCTCGGCGAATCCGCGGCGAGCGTGCGCCGGCGCGTCGTCGCGCGCACGCTCGCCCTCACCGCGGCCGGCGTCGTCATCGGCTCCGCCGTCGCCGCGGCGGGCGCGCGCCTCATCGGGTCGCTCCTCTACGGCGTCGGCGCGGCCGACGTGCCCACGTTCGTCGGCACCGCCGCGCTGCTGCTCGCGACCGCGGCGCTCGCGGGGTACCTGCCGGCGCGGCGCGCGTCGAGCACGGATCCGGTGGAGGCGCTGCGGGCCTCTTGA